A genomic segment from Bradyrhizobium sp. ISRA430 encodes:
- a CDS encoding response regulator transcription factor has protein sequence MTPDRSLIVVEDDAGFARTLKRSFERRGYEVVLAASIEEVRKVLEERSFGYAVVDLKLGGASGLACVELLHSHDPEMLIVVLTGFASIATAVEAIKLGACHYLAKPSNTDDIEAAFHKAEGNAEVALDTRPTSIKTLEWERIHQTLIETDFNISEAARRLGMHRRTLARKLEKRPVK, from the coding sequence GCTCATCGTCGTCGAGGACGATGCCGGCTTTGCCCGCACGCTCAAGCGCTCCTTCGAGCGGCGCGGCTATGAGGTCGTGCTGGCTGCATCGATCGAAGAGGTCCGGAAGGTTCTGGAGGAGCGCTCCTTCGGCTACGCCGTGGTCGATCTCAAGCTCGGCGGTGCCTCCGGCCTTGCCTGCGTCGAGCTGTTGCACAGCCACGATCCGGAGATGCTGATCGTCGTGCTGACCGGCTTTGCCAGCATCGCCACCGCGGTCGAAGCCATCAAGCTGGGCGCCTGTCACTATCTGGCAAAGCCTTCCAACACCGACGATATCGAGGCGGCCTTCCACAAGGCCGAAGGCAACGCCGAGGTCGCGCTCGATACGCGACCGACCTCGATCAAGACGCTGGAATGGGAGCGCATCCATCAGACGCTGATCGAGACGGATTTCAATATCTCGGAAGCAGCAAGACGGCTGGGCATGCACCGGCGCACCTTGGCGCGGAAGCTCGAGAAGCGGCCGGTGAAGTAA